A window of Elephas maximus indicus isolate mEleMax1 chromosome X, mEleMax1 primary haplotype, whole genome shotgun sequence genomic DNA:
ggggccaccagaagctggaagagatgaggaaggaccctcccctagagcctctggagggagctcggccctgcccacaccttgattTTGCACgcgtggcctccagaactgtgagagactaaattcCTGTTGTTCCATGCCCCCCAGTGTGTGGCATTTTGGTAGGGCAGCCCCAGGGGACTCACACAGATGCTATAACTCTATAGGAAAATAAAGGGTATCATGTTGTTGTCcggtgccactgaatcaatttcaactcatagtgatcccatatgacagagcagaaatgctccatagggttttcttggctgccatctttacggaagcaaatcgtCAGGCCTTCCCTCTGCAGAGCTGCTCGGTGacttcaaaccacccacctttagtTGTAATTGACCataaactgtttgctccacccaaggGCCTACATACAATCACAAGCATCTTTATATAAGGGTGATACTGGGAggttagacacacacacaggagatcatgtgaagatggaggtaaAGAtgggagtgatgtggccacaagtcaaggaatgtctgcctggagccaccagaagctggaagagacaaggaagtatcctccctgttatggattaactgtgtccccccaagatgTATGTCCactcggctaggccatgattcccagtgtttgtccgccattttgtcacctggtatgttttccctgtgttttgtaaatcctaactctatgatgttaataaggctggattagaggcagttatgttttgaggcaggagtcaatctacaagattaaattgtgttttatgtcaatcactttggaaacataaaagagagaagcaagcagagagacagggagacctcattcCAAGAAGACAGAAGAGCCAGCAGCAAAGAgcgtcctctggacccagggtccctgtgctgagaagcttctagaccagggaatgtttgatgacagggaccttccaccagagctgacacagagagaaagccttcctctagagccctctccttgaatttagacttctagcttcctagattgtgagagaatagatttctctttgttaaagccatctacttggggtatttctgttatagcagcactagatgactgagacactcccctagagcctctggagggagcCTCCCATTCATTCAGAACAGTCCACAGTGAGCTGGCTGGAGCCGGCCGAGGCGTCATTTCTGACAGTATGGACGCACGTTGGGTGTATGGACcattatgatggttaagattgtatgtcagcttggctgggccatgactctcagtagtTTAGCAGTTGTATAACGTTGTGATCACTCCCCTGTTGAAATCTGgtacgtgatcacccccatagtgggctctgctgtgagtagccaatcagctgaaaggaagtttctttgggtgtgtggcctgtgccaaatataagtggacattctggcaaggctagggggctttttgctcactccggatcctgaagctggctcctgttcatctgacatctggttcttaggacttgagctagcagtttacctgccatcttgccagCTGATCtggggattcatcgatctttgcagcctgtgagcaggagccctgctctctgacctgctgatcttgggttcaccagcccctgcagctacgtgaatcaggagaagctgtgatcctgactcacggacttgggacgttccagcctctggAATGGCATGAGCTATAtcattgatataaatctctcccttatatatatttatatgctttactgcttttgcttctctagagaacccaacctaagacacccACCTATCTGAGAGCATTTACCTGGCCAGGTGGAGTGCACAGTTTGTTGACTTGCTCCATCCAGGTGCCTGGCACAGCCCCAAGCATGCGGGGAATGTCTGGTGGATGTGATCTGTGGGCAAATGCGTCATCCTTTTCCAACAGCGCCAGACAAGCAATAGCACCCTGACCCTATTGACTTGGAGGGATCATCAgagttttgatttccttttctccaaATTTGGAGATAAAAACACCGACGCTGCAAGATTGCGGAAGGCTGAGTGGTGCCCACACCAGGAGCCTGGCTCACGGGAATTGCTGAAAAGGAAGAATCGTAAGTACTGTGTGCCGGCAAATTTGGGTGTGTGCTACTGAAGGAGGGGAGCGAATGAGTCCTGGAGCTCTCAAAGGACCCTGGACTTGGTCACTTGTGTTGCTTCTAGttcccttcaagttgattctggctcatggcgacctaacagaacaaaatgtttcccggtcctgctccatcttggGACGTTGGAGTTCACTGTTTGGTTCTTGTgtcatcagtccatctcatggaatGTTTCCCTCACTTTCGCCGACCCTCCACTTTCTTTAGCAAATGTGATATCCCTTTCTAGCGATTGATCTTttcctgatgaagtgtccaaagtaagtgaggggGGAGTctttccatcctcgcttctaaggagcattccagttgtacttcctccaagggagattcgttcattcttccggcagtccacggtatattcagtgttcttcgtcAGCATCACATTTCAAATTCATCAacactccttccatcttccttattcatcgtccagctttcacgtgcgtatGAAGCGATCGAAaagaccatggcctgggtcaggcaccccttaggcatcaaaatgacttatgagaataaaaatttattctctaTCAGTTCTGGGGGCTGGGAGTCTGAGACCAGGGTATCAGCCGTCTTGATTcctctgaggctctgagggagaatctgttcccgGCCTCTTTCCCAGCCTCTGGTGacagccagcaatccttggtgttccttggcttgtggctgtatgactccaatctctgcctcggTCTTCACATGACGTctcccctctgtgtctctgtgtctcctctCTGCTTTTATAAACACACCATTCCaatagggctgccataacaaagtatcaGCAACTGGGTGACTTAAtaccacagaaatttattctctcacagttctagggGACAGAAGTGTGACATCGAGGCgtgggcagggccatgctccctctggaggctctaggggaggatacTTCCTCGTGTCTTCCCATATttggtggctccaggcattccttggcttgtgggtgcagcactccaatctctgctccatcttcacatggctgtctcccctctgtgtctcttcttctcttttataaggacacccctcagatgggattaggacatGCCCTGCtgcagtgtgacctcatgttcacttacctgataacatctgcaaagactatGTCCAAACAAGATCACCTTCACAGGTactagggttaggacttcaacatatcttttgtggAACACAACTCAACCCACAACAGTAGGGGAACACTCACCGTGTTTAGGTGGGTGGGATCCGTGCCCTGTAAGACAAGAGCAGACAAGCAGGTGAGTACCCAGGTCCTCCTCTGAGAAAGTCTATCCATTTCAGGTTTATAGGGCTGTTTGTCTTCTTAgtattgagggtttttttttttttttaacactttcaccGAAAGCTCACAGCTCAAATTGATTTCTCATTCAAACATTTACACATATacaattttatgacattggttgtaattcccacaatgtgacagcatgctccccctttccatcctggggttccttgtgtccattcgtctggctcctgtcccttcctgccgtcttgtcttgcttttggacaggagctgctgtattgaggctttttttttttttttttttttactattttgtgttttctgtgaaagtttacatagcaaattaagttcccatttaacaatttctacacaaattgttcagtgacataagttacatttttcacaatgtgtcaacattctctttaattccgTTCTGGTTATtctatttccagtactctagtttccctgcccccttatcttctcgtcTTTTAGCTAATAGGTGACCTCGGGGGTagtttttggttcaaggtttaaggaCTATCTTAGGGCTAAAGTCTCAGggaatcctctagtctcaaccagtccagtaagtctggagtttttaagaatttgagttctgttgcacgtttttcttccattctatcagggtccacctACTGTGACCCTGATCCGAACGGTCAgtagtggtggctgggcaccatctagttcttctggtctcagggtaactTAGTATTGAATTTTAAGGGTTcctttaagagctcagctgctaaccaaaatgttggcagttctaatccaccaggtgctccttggaaaccctatggggcagttctaccctgtcctctagggtcactgtgagtcaaaatgactcagtggcaacaggtttggtttggtttttaaagacgccctggtggtgcagtggttaaagtgctcggctgctagccagaaggtcggcgggttgaacccatcagccattctgttggagaaagatgtgacggcctgcttctgtacagatttacagtcttggaaaccctatggagcagttctactctgtcctctagtgtccctatgagttggaatccactcgatggcagtgggtgtctggttttaaatattttcagtatAACTCTTTTGAATTGCAAGCATGCCTCTCCATTCTGTGGCctgcctttttaatttcttaactatgtctttcaaagagcagactttttttttgtcctaaaaTCCAGTTTatccatatgtatatgtattttaatgGCTGCTCCTTTTTGTACCTGCTTGAAGAAGACTTTGCCCTTGACAAAGCCACAAAGGACGGGTTGCAGAGGAcacgggggtggggtgggtgggtgtcAGCGGCAGCCTTTTACCTTTTGTATCTGAAGCTCATAGATAAAGTCCCAGATGAAATGACTTGACATATTCCACTCCATGAGGGAATATGACTTATTGCACCTCCCACTGAGGCTAGGAGGAGCCAGTATCTCTGGGGGAGGGAAAACAAACACTTTTATGAGTAAccaaaaaaccatacccattgcccactcatagtgaccctgcaggacagagtagactcccccgtggtgttttcaaggagcggctggtggatttgaactgctgaccttttggttagcacttcaccactgtgtcACAAGGGCTCTTTTATGAGTAAagcaaattaacttttttttttcctctgaagatTCTTTAATAGACACCTCCTAAAATttcagggaaagaagagaaaaatccaaGTAAAAGTTGAAGAATGGGTGGAATCAGAAGGCAGAGACACACGACAAAATACGTTATAAATATATCACGTCCATGTTATTGcagttgggtgccgtcaagtcaattctgactcatagtgcccccacgtgacagagcaggtctgtcttttagggttttctaggctgtaacctttacggaaggaGCCtgatggtgccgtggttaagcgcttggttgctaactgaaaagtgagCGGTTAGAGTCCACCAGcccttggtgggagaaagatgcagcggtctgtttccataacgattacagccttggaaaccctatggggcagttctactctgtcccgtacggtcactacgagttggaatccactcaacggcaatgagttggtTTGCGTTTTGGGGGACTTTAAGGAAAAGAATGGAGAACGATGTGCGCTTTGCCAAGATGGGTCTGTGTTACAACAACCTGTGGCCACGTGAACACAGGGCTTTGAAAGGGGTCTTGTGAAGGTTCAGCCCCTCAGCCGCATGGTGGATCTGCCTCCGCGTGCGGCTGCTGAGCCCTTCTCTGTCATGGCTGTTACGAAACATCCCAACAGCAAGCAGCTCGGTGACTTGAGTCATGGTAACCCATCAGGAACTGGGCAGTTGCTGTTTAATTGACCCcagttcatggcaaccccgtgtgcttcagagtagagctgtgctccacggggttttcagtggctgatttttttaacgtaagttgccaggcctttcttccgaggtaccttttgCTTAGCGGCTGAGCGTGTTCACCATTttcaccaccgagggactccagcagacatacaaaaaccaaaaaaaccaagccactgctgttgagtcgattccaattaacagcgactctgtaggacagagcacaactgccccgttggaaaccctggtggcgtagtgattaagagctagggctacttaccaaaaggtcggcagttcaaatccaccaggtgctccttggaaaccctatgagccaaTTAATTCtactgtgacccacagggttgctatgagtcagaactgactcaacaccagcagatttggtttggttttttatagggtttccaaggctgtaatctttacagaaggagactgccacatctttctcctgcggagcggctggagggtttgaaccaccaacctttcggttagcagacaagcacttaaccactgcgccaccagggctccttacagacaCACAGCAGCACCCATATGGTCCGAGGTCTCCGTGGGGGTCCTTACTCACCAATCTCTGACAACGTGGCAAAGATCTCGGTGCACGGGATTATGAATCCCTCACTGGTCCCATTCACCACGAAGTGGTGGTGGTGATTTTTTAGCCTAGAGATGTTGTCGAAATGACAGCCGGTATGTATTCCCCGCATATCCGTCGTGTAATGCCCACATGCCCACTCTTCGTAGTTGCTGCAAACAGAGCGTGTCAGTAAGGGACCCGAGGCCTCCCCTCCCCCGACAGCGAAGCTGTGCTCAAGACCACACCTACGGGGTTTCAATAAGGTACAGGTGGTACTGGACG
This region includes:
- the IL3RA gene encoding interleukin-3 receptor subunit alpha isoform X3, whose translation is MSFVWLAVFLTPVGSLLERDPDPGAPISNIRVDPRRGRVVWDLNGSVAEVTCSTGSVYLSKADNTTTYCQFYAFLLCKTTNYTVTVTSGPPFSTVIQYPKPDGKPGAAAENLTCWIHDVDFLECSWAVGKAAPWDVQYHLYLIETPNYEEWACGHYTTDMRGIHTGCHFDNISRLKNHHHHFVVNGTSEGFIIPCTEIFATLSEIEILAPPSLSGRCNKSYSLMEWNMSSHFIWDFIYELQIQKGTDPTHLNTITSTRHSPHAWGCARHLDGASQQTVHSTWPGKCSQIGGCLRLGSLEKQKQ